A stretch of the Capricornis sumatraensis isolate serow.1 chromosome 19, serow.2, whole genome shotgun sequence genome encodes the following:
- the TMEM121 gene encoding transmembrane protein 121, whose translation MVLPPPDRRHVCLTTLVIMGSMAVMDAYLVEQNQGPRKIGVCIIVLVGDVCFLLVLRYVAVWVGAEVRTAKRGYAMILWFLYVFVLEIKLYFIFQNYKAARRGAADPVARKALTLLLSVCVPGLFLLLVALDRMEYVRTFRKREDLRGRLFWVALDLLDLLDMQASLWEPPRSGLPLWAEGLTFFYCYMLLLVLPCVALSEVSMQGEHIAPQKMMLYPVLSLATVNVVAVLARAANMALFRDSRVSAIFVGKNVVALATKACTFLEYRRQVRDFPPPALALELQPPAPQRNSVPPPQPLHGPPGRPRGLSPTRDALDT comes from the coding sequence ATGGTGCTGCCTCCCCCGGACCGGCGCCACGTGTGCCTGACCACGCTGGTGATCATGGGCAGCATGGCGGTCATGGACGCGTACCTGGTGGAGCAGAACCAGGGCCCGCGCAAGATCGGCGTGTGCATCATCGTGCTGGTGGGCGACGTGTGCTTCCTGCTGGTGCTGCGCTACGTGGCCGTGTGGGTGGGCGCCGAGGTGCGCACGGCCAAGCGCGGCTACGCCATGATCCTCTGGTTCCTCTACGTCTTCGTGCTGGAGATCAAGCTCTACTTCATCTTCCAAAACTACAAggcggcgcggcgcggcgcgGCCGACCCGGTGGCGCGCAAGGCGCTGACGCTGCTGCTGTCGGTGTGCGTGCCGGGCCTCTTCCTGCTGCTGGTGGCGCTCGACCGCATGGAGTACGTGCGCACCTTCCGGAAGCGCGAGGACCTGCGCGGCCGCCTCTTCTGGGTGGCGCTGGACCTGCTGGACCTGCTGGACATGCAGGCCAGCCTGTGGGAGCCGCCGCGCAGCGGGCTGCCCCTGTGGGCCGAGGGCCTCACCTTCTTCTACTGctacatgctgctgctggtgctgccgTGCGTGGCGCTCAGCGAGGTCAGCATGCAGGGCGAGCACATCGCGCCGCAGAAGATGATGCTCTACCCGGTGCTCAGCCTCGCCACCGTCAACGTGGTGGCTGTGCTGGCGCGCGCCGCCAACATGGCGCTGTTCCGCGACAGCCGCGTCTCCGCCATCTTCGTGGGCAAGAACGTGGTGGCGCTGGCCACCAAGGCCTGCACCTTCCTGGAGTACCGGCGCCAGGTGCGCGACTTCCCGCCACCCGCGCTGGCGCTGGAGCTGCAGCCGCCCGCCCCGCAGCGCAACTCGGTGCCGCCGCCCCAGCCGCTGCACGGCCCCCCGGGCCGCCCCCGCGGCCTCTCGCCCACGCGCGATGCCCTGGACACGTGA